CAGCAGGGTGGCCGCACCAATGCTGGTGCGCGTGGCACTGTCGTCACCCCGTGGCGGGTCGTCGTGCATCAGCTCGCTTCAGCAATGGTCGACCATCTCAGGTTATCGCCATCGTCGCGCCCGCCATGCGCGTCGACGGGATGGCGGTAGCCGGCGAGGCTGCCCTGCCAGCGTTCGAGCTTGTCGACGTCTATTTCGCCGTGACGCAGGATCGAATTGATGTCGATGATTTCCTTGTCGAGCTGGGCCACGGCCAGCGCTGTCGACGCATGGCCAATCAGCCCGTCGAGTATTTCCAGGTCGAGGTCAGTCAATACCTTGGCGACATCCTGGCTGTCGGCGTAGATCATCCCGATGGTCCTGTCCAGCAGCGTCATGGGCAAACATACCAGTGCCGCTATGTGGCCGGCCAGTATGCTGGGGCGATCGGCCAGCGGGATGAACTGCTGGACGTCCATCGACACCACGTTTTTACCGCTTTGCAGGGCATGGTTTACAGCGCCGACGCTGCCACGAAACGCGGCTGCCTCGTCGCCTTCGACCCCGGCGGTGGCAATGATTTCCATGTCGCCATCGGCGCGCG
This genomic stretch from Gammaproteobacteria bacterium harbors:
- a CDS encoding FHA domain-containing protein, which gives rise to MRARLTLYFNDAPARQVYLDPNRAYVLGRGSDSDIVIPSAEASRNHARMTWEGSCWHIADLQSKNGVAVDGAAIETAALETDGWLSLGELLVKFELRTEAQADADASRHRRRFQTSVELRRSLSPSAGVESLLKKLLSSTLQLTGLRRGFAMLARADGDMEIIATAGVEGDEAAAFRGSVGAVNHALQSGKNVVSMDVQQFIPLADRPSILAGHIAALVCLPMTLLDRTIGMIYADSQDVAKVLTDLDLEILDGLIGHASTALAVAQLDKEIIDINSILRHGEIDVDKLERWQGSLAGYRHPVDAHGGRDDGDNLRWSTIAEAS